A genomic stretch from Centroberyx gerrardi isolate f3 chromosome 10, fCenGer3.hap1.cur.20231027, whole genome shotgun sequence includes:
- the rsph1 gene encoding radial spoke head 1 homolog has protein sequence MSDAGSEEFDDERGYLGEYEGDRNEAGERHGVGKAVLPNGDIYQGQYENGKRSGQGTYRFKNGARYVGDYYQNMRHGQGIFYYPDGSKYEGSWAEDLRQGHGVYTYPNGDTYDGEWLRHIRHGHGIYLYHETGSKYKGSWVNGKMETAGEFIHSNHRYQGNFANNHPSGPGKYVFDTGCEQHGEYRQAEQDRAEGEEDEAASTTVLKWIPKCVTSLTLWTPTKEASVREEEAVSAEDEAGN, from the exons ATGTCAGATGCAGGATCTGAGGAGTTTGACGATGAACGCGGTTACCTCGGG GAATATGAAGGGGACAGAaatgaagcaggagagaggcaTGGAGTCGGGAAGGCAGTGCTGCCCAATGGAGACATTTATCAGGGACAGTATGAGAATGGAAAAAGGTCTGGACAG GGGACGTACCGCTTCAAGAACGGAGCCAGATATGTGGGAGATTATTACCAGAATATGAGACATGGACAAGGCATCTTCTACTATCCCGATGGGTCCAAATATGAAG gcTCCTGGGCGGAGGACCTGAGGCAGGGTCATGGGGTCTACACTTACCCCAACGGAGACACGTACGACGGAGAGTGGCTACGGCACATAAG GCACGGCCACGGCATTTACCTCTACCATGAGACTGGCTCAAAGTACAAGGGATCATGGGTGAACGGCAAGATGGAGACAGCTGGAGAGTTCATCCACTCCAACCACAGATACCAGGGTAACTTTGCCAACAATCAT CCGTCTGGTCCGGGGAAGTATGTGTTTGACACTGGGTGTGAGCAGCATGGTGAATACCGTCAGGCAGAGCAG GACAGAGCGGAGGGTGAGGAGGACGAGGCCGCCTCCACCACCGTCCTCAAGTGGATTCCCAAGTGCGTCACCAGTCTGACTCTCTGGACTCCGACCAAGGAGGCTTCAG TCCGAGAAGAGGAAGCAGTTTCAGCAGAAGACGAGGCAGGAAACTGA